One candidate division WOR-3 bacterium genomic window, TATAGTTTTATTGAAAATTTTTCTTTAATTTTCGGTGCTCCACGAATTACCAGGAGTCAGTTTTTGACTTTAAAGATCGAGACCCCAAAGGGTACCTTTGACGTAGCAAGGGCGAGATTTGAGTTGTACGAAGCGCCGGGTAAACTGCCAAAGGTCTATCCCGCCTACGATATCGTTAGAGACTTAAAGAGAAGGGATTTCACTATAAACTCAATGGCCATTGAATTATGGCCACGCACCTTTGAGCTTGTTGATCCATTGGGCGGCTTCGAAGACCTGAGAGAAAGGATTTTGCGAGTTAACAAGCGGGGTAGCTTTGTCGACGATCCAACGAGGGCCTTTAGGGCCATTCGATACAGGCACAGGTTTGGTCTTAGTTATGACCCTTCGACGGAGATGGAATTTGAGAATCTCCAGAAAAGTCTTCCAGGTATCTCTTTTAAAAGGATAAAAAACGAGATTGCGCGTATAGCCTGTGAAGAGAAAAGACTCTTGATGTTCAAGGAAATTGGTGAGAGAAGAATTTTAAAAATCTGGGATGAGAGCTTTAGTTGCTTCAATTTGGATATACTGGAAAAGTTGGATAAAGTTTTACCAAGGGCAGAGGAAAACTGGCTTTACTTCCTTATACCCTTTGGACTTGAGAACTATTTTGAGAAGCACCCTTACAATTTTAGGGTTTACGAGCGAAGGGCACTCGAACTTTTATTTAAGCCTGTGGGTATTTCTTCATCACCACGCCTCAGTGAAATTCATTCACTATTGAAGGATGCGGATTCTGAAACGGTAAAAGTGTGGGGCATTTTGAAAGGGGTAAGTCTTGAAACTTTAGAGGAATATCTTTCAAAGAGGGAGTTGCTGAAAAACTCGGTCAGACTAAGTGCTTTGGTTAAAAAGTTTGGTAATCCAAAAAAAGCGAAAAAGGCGTACAGTTTATTGGTTTCTGCTTTGCTGGATGGAGAAATAGAATTTGGGGAAGAAGAGCAATTTTTGAGAAAGATTTTACCCGAGTTGTAATTTGAGCCTTCTTTCTACCTCTTCGATATCCTCAGGAGTATCCACAGGACAGGGCTTGTATTTAACCTCTAATAATTTGATTCTCATCCCATTTTCAAGGGCTCGGAGTTGTTCAAGCTTCTCCGTTTTTTCAAGAAAAGCTTGCGGGAGTGAGACGAATTTTTTTAGACTCTCTTTGGTGAATCCATAAACACCTATGTGTATTTTGAAGTTGTAGTTTTCTGTGGGTTCGCGGTAGAAGGGTATCAGACTTCTGGAAAAATAGAGGGCATAATTGTTGATATCTGATACAATTTTTACCCTGTTTGGATTTTCCGCTTCTTCCTTGTTATTCGTTGAGTAATAGGGTGTAGCAATGTCGCAGTTTCCTTCAAAAAGGGCAATAAATATTTTATCAAGGACCTCTCCTGTGATCAGTGGCTCGTCTCCCTGAAGGTTTATCACATATTTAACATCTAAGTCTTTTATGGCGTAAAAAACCCTGTCGGTTCCTGAGGGTAATTCTGACGGGGTTAAAATGGCCTCTGCACCAAAAAGTTC contains:
- the kdsB gene encoding 3-deoxy-manno-octulosonate cytidylyltransferase — its product is MKTAIVIPARIGSTRFPKKVLYPILGKPMIQWVYEGAKKSEYAEKIFIATDSEEVKKQVELFGAEAILTPSELPSGTDRVFYAIKDLDVKYVINLQGDEPLITGEVLDKIFIALFEGNCDIATPYYSTNNKEEAENPNRVKIVSDINNYALYFSRSLIPFYREPTENYNFKIHIGVYGFTKESLKKFVSLPQAFLEKTEKLEQLRALENGMRIKLLEVKYKPCPVDTPEDIEEVERRLKLQLG